One genomic segment of Epinephelus fuscoguttatus linkage group LG19, E.fuscoguttatus.final_Chr_v1 includes these proteins:
- the icam5 gene encoding intercellular adhesion molecule 5 produces the protein MCSSSMLPLRMLGLIMLMISLCDVNSTCPTDLNPLTLEPDEVLEEYGGMVSVNCSSTDEYHDGMYWRVGHNISEMEIDTQYISWSVPLSDWNVTAECRVKLAGNVECSKDLEITLYQNPEAVVLFPTKYASAPEGTLYELQCNVDNVAPVQNLTVRWYKNNQTIRTDSFTKTTKTPVTESSILAVHLSRDENGAELRCEAQLDFGSYGSQPPVISNTYTVSVNYAPELMNQTEDVFVNEGDNVTLHCEAEGRPPPVFRWTHNGTAISENTNIISITGATSTTYSCTAKNYLGSVKKQIHVHVTKTITAAAPAAPAAITTPVPSTPKACPIELTPAEVVVQFGDSASINCSTSDDNIFGMGWEAILGGTGLEDPPSVLWMVKKLEDWTIKPLCYITRKDNSQCSLSATITLYKTPDTVSLSALHQGPMIEGAEYTLKCDILNVAPVQKLKLKWYRNNENVHTEIFSDTIITPVNVSSTLRVTAEKGYNGAQFRCEAELHLGPNGPEIIPTVTSIPYTAAVHYEPLIQDCPRHVAGVEHKLSLNNLTCRADGNPPPIVQWYHKGQLIDTSQPLDRTQSGEYTAEFVNVLGKSSTSVDITVEYGPSFACDKRYEVGENGKVLCEPTGIPKPIITWHKDGKKMDSPQRWTKHDSGTYSLEATNRHGTANHTFYLDVLYAPAFVEEASENVKEVTSGENVTLDCSAEGNPPPSIQWNYTSDVNVRETTRGRQRSIVITRATSTNAGVYICVATNKVGTMQRPVNLTMKGKNSAFSIAGIWWWLIVLIIGGGIIITIIVVCVHQKKKGQYSFVSDGSDRPIPMTTQSNGVQG, from the exons ATGTGTTCATCCAGCATGCTGCCTCTCAGGATGTTGGGCCTCATCATGCTGATGATTTCACTGTGTG ATGTAAACAGTACCTGCCCCACTGATCTCAACCCTCTCACACTGGAGCCGGACGAGGTTCTGGAAGAATATGGAGGGATGGTGTCAGTAAACTGTAGCAGCACAGATGAGTATCATGATGGGATGTACTGGAGGGTTGGACATAACATCTCTGAAATGGAAATTGACACTCAGTATATCTCCTGGTCAGTGCCACTGTCAGACTGGAATGTAACAGCAGAGTGCAGAGTAAAGCTGGCTGGAAATGTTGAATGCAGCAAAGACCTTGAAATCACTCTATACC AGAATCCAGAAGCGGTTGTCCTGTTCCCTACAAAGTATGCATCTGCGCCAGAAGGGACACTGTACGAGCTGCAGTGTAATGTCGACAATGTTGCTCCTGTTCAGAACCTCACTGTGAGGTGGTACAAAAACAATCAAACCATCAGGACAGACTCTTTCACCAAGACAACGAAAACTCCAGTAACTGAGTCTTCTATTCTGGCTGTGCACCTCAGCAGAGATGAAAACGGAGCCGAGCTCAGATGTGAGGCTCAGCTAGACTTTGGGTCATATGGATCACAACCTCCTGTTATTTCCAACACATATACTGTTTCTGTGAACT ATGCTCCTGAGCTCATGAACCAAACAGAAGACGTTTTTGTGAATGAGGGTGATAATGTCACCCTGCACTGTGAAGCTGAGGGGCGCCCTCCTCCTGTCTTTCGTTGGACACATAATGGGACGGCTATTTCAGAGAACACAAATATCATCAGCATCACTGGAGCCACCAGCACAACCTACAGCTGCACAGCGAAAAATTATCTGGGAAGCGTGAAGAAGCAAATCCATGTTCATGTGACCAAAACGATCACAGCAGCAGCCCCTGCAGCCCCTGCAGCCATCACCACCCCTGTGCCATCAACACCAAAAG CTTGCCCCATAGAGTTGACGCCTGCTGAAGTCGTGGTGCAATTTGGAGATTCAGCTTCAATTAACTGCAGCACGTCAGATGATAATATTTTTGGAATGGGCTGGGAGGCTATATTAGGAGGAACAGGCCTTGAAGACCCTCCTTCTGTCCTCTGGATGGTTAAAAAACTGGAAGACTGGACCATAAAACCTTTGTGCTACATCACTCGGAAAGATAATTCCCAGTGTTCGTTGTCAGCAACCATCACTCTTTACA AGACTCCAGACACGGTGTCGCTCTCTGCGTTGCATCAGGGGCCGATGATAGAGGGCGCAGAGTACACGCTGAAATGTGACATCCTCAATGTGGCTCCTGTGCAGAAGCTCAAACTGAAGTGGTACCGCAACAAcgaaaatgtgcacacagaaatatttAGTGACACCATTATTACCCCAGTCAACGTGTCCTCCACCTTGAGAGTCACTGCTGAGAAAGGTTACAACGGAGCACAGTTCAGATGTGAGGCTGAGCTGCACCTCGGGCCAAACGGACCAGAGATCATCCCCACTGTAACCTCAATACCTTACACTGCTGCTGTGCACT ATGAACCACTGATCCAAGATTGTCCAAGACATGTTGCTGGTGTGGAACACAAGCTCAGCCTAAACAATTTGACCTGTCGAGCCGATGGGAACCCTCCACCCATTGTTCAGTGGTACCACAAGGGACAACTGATCGATACATCTCAGCCCCTCGACAGGACCCAATCGGGAGAGTACACAGCTGAATTCGTAAATGTTCTTGGCAAGAGCAGCACCTCCGTTGATATCACAGTTGAAT ACGGCCCTTCGTTTGCTTGTGATAAACGCTATGAGGTTGGAGAGAATGGTAAGGTCCTGTGTGAACCCACAGGAATACCTAAGCCTATCATCACCTGGCATAAGGATGGAAAAAAGATGGATTCCCCACAGCGCTGGACAAAGCATGACAGTGGAACATACTCACTTGAAGCAACCAACAGACATGGAACAGCCAACCACACATTCTACCTTGATGTTTTGT ATGCTCCTGCGTTTGTGGAGGAAGCTTCTGAAAACGTAAAGGAGGTGACCTCTGGTGAAAATGTGACTTTGGACTGCAGTGCCGAGGGCAACCCACCTCCTTCGATCCAGTGGAACTACACCTCTGACGTGAATGTGAGGGAGACCACCAGGGGGCGCCAGAGGAGCATCGTCATCACAAGAGCCACGTCTACCAATGCTGGTGTTTACATCTGTGTTGCCACGAATAAAGTTGGGACCATGCAAAGACCTGTCAATCTGACGATGAAAG GTAAAAACAGTGCATTCTCCATAGCAGGAATTTGGTGGTGGCTGATTGTCTTGATCATCGGCGGCggcatcatcatcaccatcattgtTGTCTGTGTCCACCAGAAAAAGAAAGGACAATATAGTTTTGTCTCTGATGGCTCAGATAGGCCTATCCCTATGACTACTCAGTCAAATGGGGTGCAAGGTTAG